From the Myxococcales bacterium genome, one window contains:
- a CDS encoding coniferyl aldehyde dehydrogenase produces MAQTAQNRTMGTAENEAQRVFQLQRQAYLRHPYPSLDERLEHLRLLDRVLVENRRAIADAINADFGNRAFEETMIAELFTSLDGLRDVRKHLKKWMAPQKRHVSVLFATGQNRVIPMPKGVVGIVAPWNYPLFLTLSPLTSVLAAGNRAMIKMASSSQHLCRLLAEKVREVIPEEVVAILPGVRAQDFSSLPYDHLIFTGSADAGRTVMRAAAENLTPVTLELGGKSPTIIADDFDVDEAAARILYAKFLNAGQTCLAPDYVMVPEGKRDAFVAAARRIMPARYPDTDGPQYTSVIDAKAYRRLRATLDDAQAKGAEVVPLCPGATFNDELRKLPPHLILGATDDMIVMQEEIFGPLLPVKTYRSLDEVIAYINGRDRPLGLYVFTNDAATEHRFLYQTISGGVTINNCMLHVAQHDLPFGGIGASGMGQYHGHEGFLECSKLRPVFTSPRLPILDLFYPPYTKKHRAILEFLIRWKR; encoded by the coding sequence ATGGCGCAGACAGCTCAGAATCGGACGATGGGGACGGCGGAGAATGAGGCGCAGCGGGTGTTCCAGCTGCAGCGGCAGGCGTACCTGCGGCACCCGTATCCGAGCCTGGACGAGCGGCTGGAGCATCTGCGGTTGCTCGACCGCGTGCTGGTCGAGAACCGGCGGGCGATCGCGGACGCGATCAACGCCGACTTCGGCAACCGCGCGTTCGAGGAGACGATGATCGCGGAGCTGTTCACGTCGCTCGACGGGCTGCGCGACGTGCGCAAGCACCTGAAGAAGTGGATGGCGCCGCAGAAGCGGCACGTGTCGGTGCTGTTCGCGACCGGGCAGAACCGCGTCATCCCGATGCCCAAGGGCGTGGTCGGGATCGTGGCGCCGTGGAACTACCCGCTCTTCCTCACGCTCAGCCCGCTGACGAGCGTGCTGGCGGCGGGCAACCGCGCGATGATCAAGATGGCGTCGAGCTCGCAGCACCTGTGCCGGCTGCTCGCCGAGAAGGTGCGCGAGGTGATCCCCGAGGAGGTCGTCGCGATCCTTCCGGGCGTGCGCGCGCAGGACTTCTCGTCCCTGCCGTACGACCACCTGATCTTCACCGGCTCGGCCGACGCCGGGCGCACGGTCATGCGGGCCGCGGCCGAGAACCTGACGCCGGTGACGCTCGAGCTCGGCGGCAAGTCGCCGACGATCATCGCCGACGACTTCGACGTCGACGAGGCCGCGGCGCGGATCCTCTACGCCAAGTTCTTGAACGCGGGGCAGACCTGCCTCGCGCCCGACTACGTCATGGTGCCCGAGGGCAAGCGCGACGCGTTCGTCGCCGCGGCCCGCCGGATCATGCCGGCGCGCTACCCCGACACCGACGGGCCGCAGTACACGTCGGTGATCGACGCCAAGGCCTACCGGCGCCTGCGCGCGACCCTCGACGACGCCCAGGCCAAGGGCGCCGAGGTCGTGCCGCTGTGCCCGGGCGCGACCTTCAACGACGAGCTGCGCAAGCTGCCGCCGCACCTGATCCTCGGCGCCACCGACGACATGATCGTCATGCAGGAGGAGATCTTCGGCCCGCTCTTGCCGGTCAAGACCTACCGCTCGCTCGACGAGGTGATCGCGTACATCAACGGCCGGGATCGCCCGCTCGGCCTGTACGTGTTCACCAACGACGCGGCGACCGAGCACCGGTTCCTGTACCAGACGATCTCCGGCGGCGTGACGATCAACAACTGCATGCTCCACGTCGCGCAGCACGACCTGCCCTTCGGCGGCATCGGCGCCAGCGGCATGGGCCAGTACCACGGGCACGAGGGCTTCCTCGAGTGCTCGAAGCTGCGGCCGGTGTTCACCAGCCCGCGCCTGCCGATCCTCGATCTGTTCTACCCGCCGTACACGAAGAAGCACCGCGCGATCCTGGAGTTCCTGATCCGCTGGAAGCGCTGA
- a CDS encoding acetate--CoA ligase family protein, with amino-acid sequence MLKPKTVAVIGASRTRGTIGAEIFHNLIANGFTGAVYPVNPGAHSVQGVRAYPSLREVPEQIELAVIVVPAAGVPEVIDDCVATGVKAVLVITAGFGETGDAGRARQDELLAKVRGAGMRMVGPNCLGLLNADPAIALDATFAPTWPPHGNVAFSSQSGAVGLAILDYAKELGIGIHQFVSIGNKADVSGNDLIEYWGADPAVQVVLLYLESFGNPTRFLRICKDVARRKPIVAVKSGRTGAGARAASSHTGALAGSEVAVEALISQAGVIRTDTIEELFDVAMVLANQPVPRGNRVALLTNAGGPGIMAADACESHGLEVPELAPATVAALREFLPPEASVRNPVDMIASATPAAYERALPLLLADPNVDAVIVLFVPPVGTQAAAVAAAIQRGGAGATKPVLTSFMGMHGVPAALSSLREGRFPSYAFPEAAAIALARVVRYGRWLARGPGAIPALPDVDAERARRALAGHHGWLPSGATHEVLAAYGLRQPASVDAADADAAVAAAHAVGLPVAVKLASATITHKTDVGGVVLDVADAAAVRQAFVDIRARLDALGRGAEMAGVTVQPMIPRSAELFVGATRAPGFGPLIGFGSGGTAVELWKDVVFRVHPLTDADARDMLAQIRGQALLDGFRGAPAVDRAALIDVILRVDRMMGDLPELAELDLNPVVTRGAGQGAIALDARLRVA; translated from the coding sequence TTGTTGAAGCCGAAGACGGTGGCGGTGATCGGTGCGTCGCGGACGCGCGGGACGATCGGCGCCGAGATCTTTCACAACCTGATCGCGAACGGGTTCACGGGCGCGGTGTACCCGGTGAACCCAGGCGCGCATTCGGTCCAGGGCGTGCGCGCGTACCCGAGCCTGCGCGAGGTGCCGGAGCAGATCGAGCTGGCGGTGATCGTGGTGCCGGCGGCGGGCGTGCCGGAGGTGATCGATGACTGCGTCGCGACCGGCGTGAAGGCGGTGCTCGTCATCACGGCCGGGTTCGGCGAGACCGGCGACGCCGGCCGCGCGCGCCAGGACGAGCTCCTCGCGAAGGTCCGCGGCGCCGGCATGCGCATGGTCGGCCCCAACTGCCTCGGCCTGCTCAACGCCGATCCCGCGATCGCCCTCGACGCGACCTTCGCGCCGACCTGGCCGCCCCACGGCAACGTCGCGTTCTCGTCGCAGTCGGGCGCGGTCGGCCTGGCGATCCTCGACTACGCCAAGGAGCTCGGCATCGGCATCCACCAGTTCGTGTCGATCGGCAACAAGGCCGACGTCTCGGGCAACGATCTGATCGAGTACTGGGGCGCCGACCCGGCGGTGCAGGTCGTGCTCCTGTACCTCGAGAGCTTCGGCAACCCGACGCGGTTCCTGCGCATCTGCAAGGACGTCGCGCGGCGCAAGCCGATCGTCGCGGTCAAGAGCGGGCGCACCGGCGCGGGCGCGCGCGCGGCGTCGTCGCACACCGGCGCGCTGGCCGGCAGCGAGGTCGCGGTCGAGGCGCTGATCAGCCAGGCCGGCGTCATCCGCACCGACACGATCGAGGAGCTGTTCGACGTCGCGATGGTGCTGGCCAACCAGCCGGTGCCGCGCGGCAACCGCGTCGCGCTGCTCACCAACGCCGGCGGCCCCGGCATCATGGCCGCCGACGCGTGCGAGAGCCACGGCCTCGAGGTGCCCGAGCTGGCGCCGGCGACGGTCGCGGCGCTGCGTGAGTTCCTGCCGCCCGAGGCCTCGGTCCGCAACCCCGTCGACATGATCGCCAGCGCCACGCCGGCCGCGTACGAGCGCGCGCTGCCGCTGCTGCTCGCCGACCCGAACGTCGACGCGGTGATCGTCCTGTTCGTCCCGCCGGTCGGCACCCAGGCCGCCGCGGTCGCGGCGGCGATCCAGCGCGGCGGCGCCGGCGCGACCAAGCCGGTGCTGACGTCGTTCATGGGCATGCACGGCGTCCCGGCGGCGCTGTCGTCGCTGCGCGAGGGCCGGTTCCCGTCGTACGCGTTCCCCGAGGCCGCGGCGATCGCGCTCGCGCGGGTCGTGCGCTACGGCCGCTGGCTGGCCCGCGGGCCCGGCGCCATCCCGGCGCTGCCCGACGTCGACGCCGAGCGCGCGCGCCGGGCGCTGGCCGGGCACCACGGCTGGCTGCCTTCGGGGGCGACCCACGAGGTGCTGGCCGCGTACGGCCTGCGCCAGCCGGCCAGCGTCGACGCCGCCGACGCCGACGCCGCGGTCGCGGCCGCGCACGCGGTCGGCCTGCCGGTCGCGGTCAAGCTGGCGTCGGCGACGATCACCCACAAGACCGACGTCGGCGGCGTGGTGCTCGACGTCGCCGACGCGGCCGCGGTGCGGCAGGCCTTCGTCGACATCCGGGCGCGCCTCGACGCGCTCGGCCGCGGCGCCGAGATGGCGGGCGTCACGGTGCAGCCGATGATCCCGCGCAGCGCCGAGCTGTTCGTCGGCGCTACCCGCGCGCCCGGGTTCGGCCCGCTGATCGGCTTCGGCAGCGGCGGCACCGCGGTCGAGCTGTGGAAGGACGTCGTGTTCCGGGTCCACCCGCTGACCGACGCCGACGCCCGGGACATGCTCGCGCAGATCCGCGGCCAGGCGCTGCTCGACGGCTTCCGCGGCGCCCCGGCCGTCGACCGCGCCGCGCTGATCGACGTGATCCTGCGGGTCGACCGCATGATGGGCGACCTGCCCGAGCTGGCCGAGCTCGACCTCAACCCGGTCGTGACCCGGGGCGCTGGCCAGGGCGCGATCGCGCTCGACGCCCGCCTCCGGGTGGCCTGA
- a CDS encoding DUF1669 domain-containing protein, with protein MSGIRPSLVSLLGALALMATACATERDIEDGEHDSFGGGKADGALADGTPEARGVLALVNDLAVDVDELDHAAGLSSRAAKNIIAHRDRGPGVEDDDRFDDLAELDAVPYIGPAALAVLVDYARETGRIKAPASIDVVFSPQPSATAHTQQVAAWIRGAQRSVDIAMYSLSDAEVSAALADAVTRGVAVRFLFETAAADRKLDLARRLTSKSGKLEAMGVDVRWVNKVLHHKLAIIDGPRDDVSRAATTRLVTGSGNWSYGGTQIYDENTLFIEGSDELAIAYQREFDLLWDHSADFALAEPLPYVRSTADLATAAAAITDDPDAAALFTSANYTVADGSTTFRIERTRTTVADALVAAIAQADRSIYIASGHLRLRPVAEALIARKQARPDLDVRVYLDQQEYISASGHTAQLADLEACLAGAATPATIWNCQSRDFLFGKLVGEAAIPVRYKTYAYRWDVTYAVQMHNKFMIVDGTDLYTGSYNLSMNAEQSTFENIVHLNAASYGAVIAAYTREFERLWSTGRAPDRLAALRATIATASSVPLMFEPMALDHAEVTALKALIRSRCPSVDSTDFRTNPAAHRTCTP; from the coding sequence ATGTCCGGTATCCGCCCATCCCTGGTCTCGCTGCTCGGCGCCCTCGCGCTGATGGCTACTGCATGCGCCACCGAGCGCGACATCGAGGACGGCGAGCACGACAGCTTCGGCGGCGGCAAGGCCGATGGCGCGCTGGCCGACGGCACGCCCGAGGCCCGCGGCGTCCTCGCGCTGGTGAACGACCTCGCGGTCGACGTCGACGAGCTCGATCACGCCGCCGGCCTGTCGTCGCGCGCCGCCAAGAACATCATCGCCCACCGCGATCGCGGGCCGGGCGTCGAGGACGACGACCGCTTCGACGACCTCGCCGAGCTCGACGCCGTGCCGTACATCGGCCCGGCCGCGCTGGCCGTTCTGGTCGACTACGCGCGCGAGACCGGACGCATCAAGGCGCCGGCGTCGATCGACGTCGTGTTCTCGCCGCAGCCGAGCGCGACCGCGCACACCCAGCAGGTCGCGGCGTGGATCCGCGGCGCCCAGCGCTCGGTCGACATCGCGATGTACTCGTTGTCGGACGCCGAGGTCTCGGCCGCGCTCGCCGACGCGGTCACGCGCGGCGTCGCGGTCCGCTTCCTGTTCGAGACCGCCGCCGCCGACCGCAAGCTCGACCTGGCCCGGCGCCTGACCTCGAAGTCCGGCAAGCTCGAGGCGATGGGCGTCGACGTGCGCTGGGTCAACAAGGTGCTGCACCACAAGCTCGCGATCATCGACGGCCCCCGCGACGACGTCAGCCGCGCCGCGACGACGCGCCTGGTCACCGGCAGCGGCAACTGGTCGTACGGCGGCACGCAGATCTACGACGAGAACACGCTGTTCATCGAGGGCTCCGACGAGCTGGCGATCGCCTACCAGCGCGAGTTCGATCTGCTCTGGGACCACTCGGCCGACTTCGCGCTGGCCGAGCCGCTGCCGTACGTGCGCTCGACCGCCGACCTGGCCACCGCCGCCGCCGCGATCACCGACGATCCCGACGCCGCGGCCTTGTTCACCTCGGCCAACTACACGGTCGCCGACGGCTCGACCACGTTCCGCATCGAGCGCACGCGCACCACCGTCGCCGACGCGCTGGTCGCCGCGATCGCCCAGGCCGACCGCTCGATCTACATCGCGTCGGGCCACCTGCGGCTGCGCCCGGTCGCCGAGGCGCTGATCGCGCGCAAGCAGGCGCGCCCCGACCTCGACGTGCGGGTCTACCTCGACCAGCAGGAGTACATCTCGGCGTCGGGCCACACCGCGCAGCTCGCCGACCTCGAGGCGTGCCTGGCCGGCGCGGCCACGCCCGCGACGATCTGGAACTGCCAGTCGCGCGACTTCCTGTTCGGCAAGCTGGTCGGCGAGGCCGCGATCCCGGTCCGCTACAAGACCTACGCCTACCGCTGGGACGTGACCTACGCGGTGCAGATGCACAACAAGTTCATGATCGTCGACGGCACCGACCTCTACACCGGCAGCTACAACCTGTCGATGAACGCCGAGCAGTCGACGTTCGAGAACATCGTCCACCTGAACGCCGCCAGCTACGGCGCGGTCATCGCGGCCTACACCCGGGAGTTCGAGCGGCTGTGGTCGACCGGCCGCGCGCCCGACCGGCTGGCGGCGCTGCGCGCGACGATCGCCACCGCGTCGTCGGTGCCGCTGATGTTCGAGCCGATGGCGCTCGACCACGCCGAGGTCACCGCGCTCAAGGCGCTGATCCGCAGCCGGTGCCCGTCGGTCGACTCGACCGACTTCCGCACCAACCCCGCCGCGCACCGCACCTGCACGCCCTGA
- a CDS encoding serine/threonine protein kinase — translation MASNDDHDGTLRAARPAAGDLVDRMLAGKLRAALFGAPAELQLGRLRIEGSLGRGAMGAILSAFDPVLDRHVAVKSLHPDHRDDRDQLLREARMLAKLSHANVVAIYDVVEDADGLYLVMEQLDGGDLRAWLEQPRTWREIVALFIQIGHGLAAAHALGIAHCDVKPENIVVADGRPRLIDFGLARRRTDAPSSAGTRAYLAPERVAGGGGSAAADQYAFFASLVEAIEGQRPGDGARWARTPAWLERVARRGLEPDPARRFPDMTAAVAALAPTPLRTKVVIGVAVATVAGLTAVVLTQRARAAAAREVCQGAEAQVASVWTEAGRATAAAAFTATGVADADAVWAQVDARLDRYVADWVRLRTASCKATRVHHDQSADVLDLSMRCFDRQLAALTSVTTLFADPNPTVVQRAVRTVGELGDLDACVDPVALTRAVPLPTGDAARAQLRALEARFDAQQHLERRGQHQEALAASDGLVDDVRALGYAPLTARVLLLRAALQVTLGDPGAAEQTFRAAASAAAQAQDDAKVAEVWIRVLDLLAQQGRLDDALTLEPVAVTSAERVPDELAIQGRLYNTLGGIYLAKARYPDAYRAYERALALQRQLGADGNPALTPALANLGLARWYAGDPRGALRDLQEALERMQVELGPDHSSVAYVHQNLADIYRQLGDGDQAAPHYQEVIRIWQQSLGAEHPNLAYPYEQLALLASRRGDFATARADVDLALGLRERGLGPDHPLVPQTLTVVAEIGLAEDTPASRARATHAVARAMTTLTALGEAGKRQIVYTLESRAQLAERRRDHKAALRDRQAALAIRIDTLGADHPDTGMSHAHVAASWLALGDLAQADRSLARALAIYDAHPGVHDADAIALRVTRGDLAARQHRDADATALYQQALAHLDPTDPRAAPIRARLE, via the coding sequence ATGGCCAGCAACGACGACCACGACGGAACGCTGCGCGCGGCCAGGCCGGCCGCGGGCGATCTGGTCGATCGGATGCTCGCCGGCAAGCTGCGCGCGGCCCTGTTCGGCGCCCCCGCGGAGCTGCAGCTCGGGCGCCTGCGCATCGAGGGCTCGCTCGGCCGCGGCGCGATGGGCGCGATCCTGTCGGCGTTCGATCCGGTGCTCGATCGGCACGTCGCCGTGAAGAGCCTGCACCCCGATCACCGCGACGATCGCGACCAGCTCCTGCGCGAGGCGCGCATGCTGGCCAAGCTGAGCCACGCCAACGTCGTCGCGATCTACGACGTCGTCGAGGACGCCGACGGGCTGTACCTGGTGATGGAGCAGCTCGACGGCGGCGACCTCCGCGCCTGGCTCGAGCAGCCGCGCACCTGGCGCGAGATCGTGGCGCTGTTCATCCAGATCGGCCACGGCCTCGCCGCGGCGCACGCGCTCGGCATCGCCCACTGCGACGTCAAGCCCGAGAACATCGTCGTCGCCGACGGCCGGCCCCGGCTGATCGACTTCGGCCTGGCGCGCCGGCGCACCGACGCGCCGTCGAGCGCCGGCACCCGCGCCTACCTCGCGCCCGAGCGGGTGGCCGGCGGCGGCGGCAGCGCGGCCGCCGATCAGTACGCGTTCTTCGCGTCGCTGGTCGAGGCGATCGAGGGCCAGCGCCCAGGCGACGGCGCGCGCTGGGCGCGGACGCCGGCGTGGCTCGAGCGCGTGGCGCGGCGCGGCCTCGAGCCCGATCCCGCGCGGCGCTTCCCCGACATGACCGCCGCGGTCGCGGCGCTGGCGCCGACGCCGCTGCGGACCAAGGTGGTGATCGGGGTCGCGGTCGCGACCGTCGCCGGGCTGACCGCGGTGGTGCTGACCCAGCGTGCCCGGGCCGCGGCCGCGCGCGAGGTCTGCCAGGGGGCCGAGGCCCAGGTGGCCAGCGTCTGGACCGAGGCCGGGCGCGCGACCGCCGCGGCCGCGTTCACCGCCACCGGCGTCGCCGACGCCGACGCGGTCTGGGCCCAGGTCGACGCGCGCCTCGATCGCTACGTCGCCGACTGGGTCCGGCTGCGCACCGCCAGCTGCAAGGCCACGCGCGTCCACCACGATCAGAGCGCCGACGTGCTCGACCTGTCGATGCGCTGCTTCGATCGCCAGCTCGCGGCGCTGACCAGCGTCACGACGCTGTTCGCCGATCCCAACCCGACCGTGGTCCAGCGCGCGGTCCGCACCGTCGGCGAGCTCGGCGACCTCGACGCCTGCGTCGATCCGGTGGCGCTGACGCGCGCGGTGCCGCTGCCGACCGGCGACGCCGCGCGGGCCCAGCTGCGCGCGCTCGAGGCCCGCTTCGACGCGCAGCAGCACCTCGAGCGGCGCGGTCAGCACCAGGAGGCGCTCGCCGCCAGCGACGGCCTCGTCGACGACGTGCGCGCGCTCGGCTACGCGCCGCTGACCGCGCGCGTGCTGCTCCTGCGCGCGGCGCTGCAGGTGACGCTCGGCGATCCCGGTGCGGCCGAGCAGACCTTCCGCGCGGCGGCGTCGGCCGCGGCCCAGGCGCAGGACGACGCCAAGGTGGCCGAGGTCTGGATCCGCGTGCTCGATCTGCTGGCCCAGCAGGGCCGCCTCGACGACGCGCTCACGCTCGAGCCGGTCGCGGTCACCAGCGCCGAGCGCGTCCCCGACGAGCTGGCGATCCAGGGCCGGCTGTACAACACGCTCGGCGGCATCTACCTCGCGAAGGCGCGCTACCCCGACGCGTACCGCGCCTACGAGCGCGCGCTCGCGCTGCAGCGGCAGCTCGGCGCCGACGGCAACCCGGCGCTGACGCCGGCGCTGGCCAACCTCGGCCTGGCGCGCTGGTACGCCGGCGATCCGCGCGGCGCGCTGCGCGATCTGCAGGAGGCGCTCGAGCGCATGCAGGTCGAGCTCGGGCCCGATCATTCGAGCGTGGCGTACGTGCACCAGAACCTCGCCGACATCTATCGCCAGCTCGGCGACGGCGATCAGGCCGCGCCGCACTACCAGGAGGTGATCCGGATCTGGCAGCAGAGCCTCGGCGCCGAGCACCCCAACCTGGCGTACCCGTACGAGCAGCTCGCGCTCCTCGCCAGCCGCCGCGGTGACTTCGCGACCGCGCGCGCCGACGTCGACCTGGCGCTCGGGCTGCGCGAGCGCGGCCTCGGCCCCGACCACCCGCTGGTGCCGCAGACGCTGACCGTCGTCGCCGAGATCGGCCTGGCCGAGGACACGCCGGCCAGCCGCGCGCGCGCCACGCACGCGGTCGCGCGCGCGATGACCACGCTCACCGCCCTGGGCGAGGCCGGCAAGCGCCAGATCGTCTACACGCTCGAGTCGCGGGCCCAGCTCGCCGAGCGCCGTCGCGATCACAAGGCCGCGCTCCGCGATCGCCAGGCCGCGCTCGCGATCCGGATCGACACGCTCGGCGCCGATCACCCCGACACCGGCATGAGCCACGCCCACGTCGCCGCCTCCTGGCTCGCGCTCGGCGACCTCGCCCAGGCCGACCGCAGCCTCGCGCGCGCGCTCGCGATCTACGACGCGCACCCCGGCGTCCACGACGCCGACGCCATCGCACTGCGCGTGACCCGCGGCGACCTCGCCGCCCGCCAGCACCGCGACGCCGACGCCACCGCGCTCTACCAGCAAGCCCTCGCCCACCTCGACCCCACCGACCCCCGCGCCGCCCCCATCCGCGCCCGCCTCGAATAG
- a CDS encoding sigma-70 family RNA polymerase sigma factor: MADDWELLEAWRAGDARAGNELVAAHFEAVSRFFRGKLGDDVEDILQQTFLACVEGRDRIDGVSFRSYLFGVATRRLFDHLRARYKAGRSVSFSEVSLTDLGTTPSERVARTERAQLLQAALRQIPLDAQIALELAYWEGLSGAEIAVALAIEPGTVRSRLSRARDHLRDAVRALGGDVENLFGTSLERDAG, encoded by the coding sequence ATGGCGGACGACTGGGAGCTGCTCGAGGCCTGGCGCGCCGGTGACGCGCGCGCCGGCAACGAGCTGGTGGCGGCCCACTTCGAGGCGGTGAGCCGGTTCTTCCGCGGCAAGCTCGGCGACGACGTCGAGGACATCCTCCAGCAGACCTTCCTGGCGTGCGTCGAGGGCCGCGACCGGATCGACGGCGTCAGCTTCCGCAGCTACCTGTTCGGCGTCGCGACCCGCCGGCTGTTCGATCACCTGCGCGCGCGCTACAAGGCCGGCCGCAGCGTGTCGTTCTCCGAGGTCTCGCTGACCGACCTCGGCACCACCCCGAGCGAGCGGGTGGCCCGGACCGAGCGCGCGCAGCTGCTGCAGGCGGCCCTCCGCCAGATCCCGCTCGACGCGCAGATCGCGCTCGAGCTGGCGTACTGGGAGGGCCTGTCGGGCGCCGAGATCGCGGTCGCGCTCGCGATCGAGCCGGGCACGGTGCGGTCGCGGCTCAGCCGGGCCCGCGACCACCTGCGCGACGCGGTCCGCGCGCTCGGCGGCGACGTCGAGAACCTGTTCGGCACCAGCCTCGAGCGCGACGCCGGCTGA
- a CDS encoding radical SAM protein translates to MSDPVASIVPLRHCRRGQVRADLRALRGIAAAAIDPDRPLMAHVVVTRRCNLSCGYCTEYDQVSAPVPLAEMKARIDHLARLGTVFVTLTGGETLLHPDLVEIVRHVRARGMTPAMNTNGYLLTRALIVALGDAGLYALQLSLDNVTPSAISKKSLKPLRGKLRLLAEHARFRVRVNTVFGAAPPEEALAVAQAVHALGFDAKCSLVRDPSGRVQPLDAHARAVYAQIRALDRRGTGVFSEDFQDDLLADGEVTWKCRAGARFFTVCEDGLVHLCTPKMGLGARPLADYGVADIRRAFATPKPCAATCPVAYAHQGSRLDAWRAQPLPPSLPAPSATPPGRVTLAVVR, encoded by the coding sequence ATGTCTGACCCAGTCGCTTCGATCGTCCCGCTCCGTCATTGCCGCCGCGGTCAGGTCCGCGCGGATCTGCGCGCGCTCCGCGGCATCGCGGCGGCGGCGATCGATCCGGATCGGCCGCTGATGGCGCACGTCGTGGTCACGCGCCGCTGCAACCTGTCGTGCGGCTACTGCACCGAGTACGACCAGGTGTCGGCGCCGGTGCCGCTAGCCGAGATGAAGGCGCGCATCGATCACCTGGCGCGGCTGGGCACGGTGTTCGTGACGCTCACCGGCGGCGAGACGCTCCTGCATCCCGACCTGGTCGAGATCGTCCGCCACGTCCGCGCCCGCGGCATGACGCCGGCGATGAACACCAACGGCTACCTGCTGACGCGCGCGCTGATCGTCGCGCTCGGCGACGCCGGGCTGTACGCGCTGCAGCTGAGCCTCGACAACGTCACGCCCAGCGCGATCAGCAAGAAGTCGCTCAAGCCGCTGCGCGGCAAGCTGCGCCTGCTGGCCGAGCACGCGCGCTTCCGGGTGCGCGTCAACACGGTGTTCGGCGCGGCCCCGCCCGAGGAGGCGCTCGCGGTCGCGCAGGCGGTGCACGCGCTCGGCTTCGACGCCAAGTGCTCGCTGGTCCGCGATCCGTCGGGCCGCGTGCAGCCGCTCGACGCCCACGCCCGCGCGGTCTACGCGCAGATCCGCGCGCTCGATCGCCGCGGCACCGGCGTCTTCTCCGAGGACTTCCAGGACGACCTGCTCGCCGACGGCGAGGTGACCTGGAAGTGCCGCGCCGGCGCCCGCTTCTTCACCGTGTGCGAGGACGGCCTCGTCCACCTGTGCACGCCCAAGATGGGCCTCGGCGCTCGCCCGCTCGCCGACTACGGCGTCGCCGACATCCGCCGCGCCTTCGCCACGCCCAAGCCCTGCGCCGCCACCTGCCCCGTCGCCTACGCCCACCAGGGCAGCCGCCTCGACGCCTGGCGCGCCCAGCCCCTGCCCCCGTCGCTCCCCGCGCCGTCCGCCACGCCGCCCGGCCGCGTCACCCTCGCCGTCGTGCGGTGA
- a CDS encoding GNAT family N-acetyltransferase, whose amino-acid sequence MARAVEIRPLARDDDRGGFSCGEPDLDRFFEHYAGQNQFKLHLAVTYVAVVDGRIVGFATVAPSSIERANVPGARLRKRLPSYPLPVLRLARLGVDVRAQGLGIGKALLRTVLQLAIEQRDRLGCVGVVTDAKPDAVRFYAGLGFEALDGVREGLLVSEPLPMFLGIDTIAATLTA is encoded by the coding sequence GTGGCAAGGGCCGTTGAGATCCGCCCGCTCGCGCGCGACGACGACCGCGGCGGGTTCTCGTGCGGCGAGCCGGACCTCGACCGCTTCTTCGAGCACTACGCGGGGCAGAACCAGTTCAAGCTCCACCTGGCGGTCACCTACGTCGCCGTGGTCGATGGCCGGATCGTCGGCTTCGCCACGGTCGCGCCGTCATCGATCGAGCGGGCGAACGTCCCCGGCGCGCGGCTGCGCAAGCGTCTCCCGAGCTACCCGTTGCCCGTGCTCCGGCTCGCCCGGCTGGGCGTCGATGTCCGGGCCCAGGGCCTCGGCATCGGCAAGGCGCTGCTGCGCACGGTGCTCCAGCTGGCGATCGAGCAGCGCGATCGCCTGGGGTGCGTCGGCGTGGTGACCGACGCCAAGCCGGACGCTGTGCGGTTCTACGCGGGCCTGGGCTTCGAGGCTCTCGACGGCGTGCGCGAGGGCCTGCTGGTCTCGGAGCCGCTGCCGATGTTCCTCGGCATCGACACGATCGCCGCGACGCTCACGGCCTGA
- a CDS encoding DUF1778 domain-containing protein, producing the protein MGDQSQISATISVATKEQLDRFTESHGLKKNYVVEQALLYFMEARRELPDEALVPVRLVLEDKAFARVVELLERPPAPTAALRELMRGKGR; encoded by the coding sequence ATGGGTGACCAGTCCCAGATCTCGGCGACGATCTCGGTCGCGACCAAGGAGCAGCTCGACCGCTTCACGGAGAGCCATGGGCTCAAGAAGAACTACGTGGTCGAGCAGGCGCTCTTGTACTTCATGGAGGCGCGCCGGGAGTTGCCGGACGAGGCGCTGGTGCCGGTCCGGCTCGTGCTCGAGGACAAGGCGTTCGCGCGCGTGGTCGAGCTGCTCGAGCGCCCGCCGGCGCCGACGGCCGCCCTGCGCGAGTTGATGCGTGGCAAGGGCCGTTGA